Proteins found in one Papio anubis isolate 15944 chromosome 13, Panubis1.0, whole genome shotgun sequence genomic segment:
- the INIP gene encoding SOSS complex subunit C isoform X6, protein MAANSSGQGFQNKNRVAILAELDKEKRKLLMQNQSSTNHPGASMLMHIHLDTSSLKTLHLGTLFFLFYLALTQNEENICDGKVTL, encoded by the exons gttttcaaaacaaaaatagagttgCAATCTTGGCAGAACtggacaaagagaaaagaaaactacttaTGCAGAACCAGTCTTCAACAAATCATCCTGGAGCTAG CATGCTCATGCACATTCATCTGGATACTTCATCACTCAAGACTCTGCATTTGGGAACCTTATTCTTCCTGTTTTACCTCGCCTTGAcccagaatgaagaaaatatttgcgatGGAAAAGTGACTTTGTAA
- the INIP gene encoding SOSS complex subunit C isoform X2, with protein MPPSLGFQNKNRVAILAELDKEKRKLLMQNQSSTNHPGARIAVICEPCPAYTPSVQYRAMHLVAALESALHSRDPLLIRTSGITLSSSISQPNRRQLCSMLMHIHLDTSSLKTLHLGTLFFLFYLALTQNEENICDGKVTL; from the exons atgccaccaagcctgg gttttcaaaacaaaaatagagttgCAATCTTGGCAGAACtggacaaagagaaaagaaaactacttaTGCAGAACCAGTCTTCAACAAATCATCCTGGAGCTAG GATTGCTGTTATCTGTGAGCCTTGTCCTGCATATACCCCTAGTGTTCAGTACAGAGCTATGCATCTAGTAGCTGCTCTAGAATCTG CATTGCACTCTCGAGACCCTCTCTTAATAAGGACTTCCGGGATCACGCTGAGCAGCAGCATATCGCAGCCCAACAGAAGGCAGCTTTGCAG CATGCTCATGCACATTCATCTGGATACTTCATCACTCAAGACTCTGCATTTGGGAACCTTATTCTTCCTGTTTTACCTCGCCTTGAcccagaatgaagaaaatatttgcgatGGAAAAGTGACTTTGTAA
- the INIP gene encoding SOSS complex subunit C isoform X5: MPPSLGFQNKNRVAILAELDKEKRKLLMQNQSSTNHPGASIALSRPSLNKDFRDHAEQQHIAAQQKAALQHAHAHSSGYFITQDSAFGNLILPVLPRLDPE; the protein is encoded by the exons atgccaccaagcctgg gttttcaaaacaaaaatagagttgCAATCTTGGCAGAACtggacaaagagaaaagaaaactacttaTGCAGAACCAGTCTTCAACAAATCATCCTGGAGCTAG CATTGCACTCTCGAGACCCTCTCTTAATAAGGACTTCCGGGATCACGCTGAGCAGCAGCATATCGCAGCCCAACAGAAGGCAGCTTTGCAG CATGCTCATGCACATTCATCTGGATACTTCATCACTCAAGACTCTGCATTTGGGAACCTTATTCTTCCTGTTTTACCTCGCCTTGAcccagaatga
- the INIP gene encoding SOSS complex subunit C isoform X3 produces MQNQSSTNHPGARIAVICEPCPAYTPSVQYRAMHLVAALESALHSRDPLLIRTSGITLSSSISQPNRRQLCSMLMHIHLDTSSLKTLHLGTLFFLFYLALTQNEENICDGKVTL; encoded by the exons aTGCAGAACCAGTCTTCAACAAATCATCCTGGAGCTAG GATTGCTGTTATCTGTGAGCCTTGTCCTGCATATACCCCTAGTGTTCAGTACAGAGCTATGCATCTAGTAGCTGCTCTAGAATCTG CATTGCACTCTCGAGACCCTCTCTTAATAAGGACTTCCGGGATCACGCTGAGCAGCAGCATATCGCAGCCCAACAGAAGGCAGCTTTGCAG CATGCTCATGCACATTCATCTGGATACTTCATCACTCAAGACTCTGCATTTGGGAACCTTATTCTTCCTGTTTTACCTCGCCTTGAcccagaatgaagaaaatatttgcgatGGAAAAGTGACTTTGTAA
- the INIP gene encoding SOSS complex subunit C isoform X1, whose amino-acid sequence MAANSSGQGFQNKNRVAILAELDKEKRKLLMQNQSSTNHPGARIAVICEPCPAYTPSVQYRAMHLVAALESALHSRDPLLIRTSGITLSSSISQPNRRQLCSMLMHIHLDTSSLKTLHLGTLFFLFYLALTQNEENICDGKVTL is encoded by the exons gttttcaaaacaaaaatagagttgCAATCTTGGCAGAACtggacaaagagaaaagaaaactacttaTGCAGAACCAGTCTTCAACAAATCATCCTGGAGCTAG GATTGCTGTTATCTGTGAGCCTTGTCCTGCATATACCCCTAGTGTTCAGTACAGAGCTATGCATCTAGTAGCTGCTCTAGAATCTG CATTGCACTCTCGAGACCCTCTCTTAATAAGGACTTCCGGGATCACGCTGAGCAGCAGCATATCGCAGCCCAACAGAAGGCAGCTTTGCAG CATGCTCATGCACATTCATCTGGATACTTCATCACTCAAGACTCTGCATTTGGGAACCTTATTCTTCCTGTTTTACCTCGCCTTGAcccagaatgaagaaaatatttgcgatGGAAAAGTGACTTTGTAA
- the INIP gene encoding SOSS complex subunit C isoform X7, whose translation MAANSSGQALHSRDPLLIRTSGITLSSSISQPNRRQLCSMLMHIHLDTSSLKTLHLGTLFFLFYLALTQNEENICDGKVTL comes from the exons CATTGCACTCTCGAGACCCTCTCTTAATAAGGACTTCCGGGATCACGCTGAGCAGCAGCATATCGCAGCCCAACAGAAGGCAGCTTTGCAG CATGCTCATGCACATTCATCTGGATACTTCATCACTCAAGACTCTGCATTTGGGAACCTTATTCTTCCTGTTTTACCTCGCCTTGAcccagaatgaagaaaatatttgcgatGGAAAAGTGACTTTGTAA
- the INIP gene encoding SOSS complex subunit C isoform X8, with protein MQNQSSTNHPGASIALSRPSLNKDFRDHAEQQHIAAQQKAALQHAHAHSSGYFITQDSAFGNLILPVLPRLDPE; from the exons aTGCAGAACCAGTCTTCAACAAATCATCCTGGAGCTAG CATTGCACTCTCGAGACCCTCTCTTAATAAGGACTTCCGGGATCACGCTGAGCAGCAGCATATCGCAGCCCAACAGAAGGCAGCTTTGCAG CATGCTCATGCACATTCATCTGGATACTTCATCACTCAAGACTCTGCATTTGGGAACCTTATTCTTCCTGTTTTACCTCGCCTTGAcccagaatga
- the INIP gene encoding SOSS complex subunit C isoform X4, whose product MAANSSGQGFQNKNRVAILAELDKEKRKLLMQNQSSTNHPGASIALSRPSLNKDFRDHAEQQHIAAQQKAALQHAHAHSSGYFITQDSAFGNLILPVLPRLDPE is encoded by the exons gttttcaaaacaaaaatagagttgCAATCTTGGCAGAACtggacaaagagaaaagaaaactacttaTGCAGAACCAGTCTTCAACAAATCATCCTGGAGCTAG CATTGCACTCTCGAGACCCTCTCTTAATAAGGACTTCCGGGATCACGCTGAGCAGCAGCATATCGCAGCCCAACAGAAGGCAGCTTTGCAG CATGCTCATGCACATTCATCTGGATACTTCATCACTCAAGACTCTGCATTTGGGAACCTTATTCTTCCTGTTTTACCTCGCCTTGAcccagaatga